A stretch of the Marmota flaviventris isolate mMarFla1 chromosome 12, mMarFla1.hap1, whole genome shotgun sequence genome encodes the following:
- the Atp2b4 gene encoding plasma membrane calcium-transporting ATPase 4 isoform X1: MTNPLEHNLPSNSIAESHEGDFGCTLMELRKLMELRSTDGLNEINVHYGGVQNICNRLKTSPVEGLSGNPADLEKRRIVFGQNLIPPKKPKTFLELVWEALQDVTLIILEIAAIISLVLSFYRPPGEQNELCGESVSSPDDEGEAEAGWIEGAAILFSVIIVVLVTAFNDWSKEKQFRGLQSRIEQEQKFSIIRNGQLIQLPVAEIVVGDIAQIKYGDLLPADGILIQGNDLKIDESSLTGESDHVRKSLEKDPMLLAGTHVMEGSGRMVVTAVGINSQTGIIFTLLGVHEDEEEVKKKKGKKQGVPENRNKAKTQDGVALEIQPLNSQDGADNEEKEKKVVKVPKKEKSVLQGKLTRLAVHIGKAGLFMSALTVIILILYFVIDNFVIHRRPWLPECTPIYIQYFVKFFIIGITVLVVAVPEGLPLAVTISLAYSVKKMMKDNNLVRHLDACETMGNATAICSDKTGTLTMNRMTVVQAYIGGTHYHQIPSPDIFLPRVLDLIVNGISINSAYTSKILPPEKEGGLARQVGNKTECALLGFVTDLKQDYQAVRSELPEEKLYKVYTFNSVRKSMSTVIRKPGGGFRMFSKGASEIILRKCNRILDKKGEAMPFKNKDRDDMIRNVIEPMACEGLRTICIAYRDFDGEEPSWDNENEIVTELTCIAVLGIEDPVRPEVPQAIAKCKRAGITVRMVTGDNINTARAIATKCGILTPGEDFLCLEGKEFNRLIRNEKGEVEQEKLDKIWPKLRVLARSSPTDKHTLVKGIIDSTVGDQRQVVAVTGDGTNDGPALKKADVGFAMGIAGTDVAKEASDIILTDDNFTSIVKAVMWGRNVYDSISKFLQFQLTVNVVAVIVAFTGACITQDSPLKAVQMLWVNLIMDTFASLALATEPPTDSLLRRRPYGRNKPLISRTMMKNILGHAVYQLTVIFILVFAGEKFFDIDSGRKAPLHSPPSQHYTIIFNTFVLMQLFNEINSRKIHGERNVFAGIYRNLIFCSVVLGTFVIQIFIVEFGGKPFSCTSLSLSQWLWCLFIGIGELLWGQIISAIPTKSLKFLKEAGHGTTKEEITKDAEGLDEIDHAEMELRRGQILWFRGLNRIQTQIKVVRAFHSSISIQKLGNQESIHNFMTHPEFAIDEDLPQTPFLDEQEDKSLEHVPTTGTGVLLLDGEVTPYANQNNNAVESSQVQVVASHSDSPLQSLETSV; encoded by the exons GTCTCTCCGGGAACCCTGCAGATCTGGAGAAACGTAGAATCGTGTTTGGACAGAATTTAATCCCCCCCAAAAAGCCCAAGACCTTCTTAGAATTAGTGTGGGAAGCCCTTCAAGATGTCACACTCATCATCCTGGAGATTGCAGCCATTATCTCCCTGGTCCTGTCCTTTTATCGCCCCCCTGGTGAACAAAATGAAC TGTGTGGCGAATCCGTAAGTAGCCCAGATGACGAAGGGGAGGCAGAAGCTGGCTGGATCGAGGGGGCAGCCATTCTGTTCTCGGTGATCATCGTGGTGTTAGTGACAGCTTTTAATGATTGGAGCAAGGAGAAACAGTTCCGGGGACTGCAGAGCCGCATTGAACAGGAGCAAAAATTCTCCATTATCCGGAATGGTCAGCTCATTCAGCTCCCTGTGGCCGAGATTGTGGTGGGTGACATCGCCCAAATCAAATACG GTGATCTGCTGCCTGCAGACGGAATCCTGATCCAGGGAAATGATCTGAAGATTGATGAGAGCTCTCTGACAGGGGAATCAGACCATGTCAGGAAGTCCCTGGAAAAAGACCCCATGTTGCTGGCAG GGACCCATGTGATGGAAGGTTCTGGCAGGATGGTGGTGACTGCTGTGGGGATCAACTCCCAGACAGGAATCATTTTTACCCTCTTAGGGGTACATGAAGATGAAGAGGaggtgaaaaagaagaaag GTAAAAAACAAGGAGTCCCTGAAAATCGCAACAAAG CAAAGACCCAAGATGGAGTGGCCTTGGAAATCCAACCACTCAACAGCCAGGATGGGGCCGACaatgaggagaaagagaagaaggtaGTCAAGGTGCCCAAGAAGGAAAAGTCAGTGCTGCAGGGCAAGCTGACGCGGTTGGCTGTTCACATCGGGAAAGCCG GCCTGTTCATGTCTGCTCTCACGGTCATCATCCTGATTCTGTATTTTGTGATTGACAACTTTGTGATACATCGAAGACCATGGCTACCTGAGTGTACCCCTATCTACATCCAGTACTTTGTCAAATTCTTCATCATCGGTATCACTGTACTGGTGGTAGCTGTGCCAGAGGGGCTGCCACTAGCTGTCACCATCTCACTGGCCTACTCTGTGAAG aaaatgATGAAAGATAATAACCTGGTACGGCACTTGGATGCCTGTGAGACGATGGGCAACGCCACAGCCATTTGCTCTGATAAGACAGGCACGTTGACCATGAACCGCATgacagtggtgcaagcctatatTGGAGGCACTCATTACCATCAGATCCCAAGCCCTGACATCTTCCTGCCCAGGGTCCTGGACCTCATTGTCAATGGCATTTCTATCAACAGTGCTTATACCTCCAAGATTCTG cctccagagaaggAGGGAGGCCTGGCACGGCAGGTGGGCAACAAGACCGAATGTGCTCTGCTGGGCTTTGTCACTGATCTGAAGCAGGATTACCAGGCAGTACGCAGTGAGCTGCCCGAGGAGAAGCTCTACAAGGTGTACACCTTCAACTCGGTGCGCAAGTCCATGAGCACGGTCATCAGGAAGCCAGGTGGTGGCTTCCGCATGTTCAGCAAGGGCGCTTCAGAGATCATCTTGCGCAA GTGTAATCGGATCCTGGACAAGAAAGGGGAAGCAATGCCATTCAAGAATAAGGACCGAGATGATATGATACGCAATGTCATTGAGCCTATGGCCTGTGAGGGACTCCGGACTATCTGCATAGCTTACCGGGATTTTGATGGTGAAGAGCCCTCATGGGACAATGAGAATGAAATTGTCACTGAGCTGACCTGTATCGCAGTGTTGGGCATCGAGGACCCTGTGCGCCCAGAG GTACCGCAAGCTATTGCCAAATGCAAAAGAGCTGGCATTACTGTCAGAATGGTGACAGGTGACAATATCAACACAGCCCGAGCTATCGCCACCAAATGTGGCATTCTGACACCTGGAGAGGACTTCTTGTGTTTAGAAGGCAAAGAATTCAACAGACTCATTCGCAATGAGAAGGGCGAG GTAGAACAAGAAAAGCTAGACAAGATCTGGCCTAAGCTTCGGGTGCTGGCGCGGTCTTCCCCCACTGACAAGCACACGCTGGTGAAAG GTATCATTGATAGCACTGTTGGGGATCAGCGGCAGGTGGTGGCTGTCACTGGTGATGGCACAAATGATGGCCCAGCTCTAAAGAAAGCAGATGTTGGTTTTGCCATG GGCATTGCAGGCACAGATGTAGCAAAGGAGGCATCAGATATCATCCTGACAGATGACAACTTCACCAGCATCGTGAAGGCAGTGATGTGGGGACGAAACGTCTATGACAGCATCTCCAAGTTCCTGCAGTTCCAGCTCACCGTCAACGTGGTGGCTGTGATCGTCGCCTTCACTGGAGCCTGTATCACCCAG GATTCTCCACTGAAAGCTGTACAGATGTTGTGGGTTAATCTAATCATGGACACTTTTGCTTCACTGGCCCTGGCAACAGAGCCTCCTACGGATTCTCTATTAAGGCGACGCCCCTATGGCCGAAATAAGCCTCTGATCTCACGTACTATGATGAAGAACATCTTGGGCCATGCAGTCTACCAGCTCACTGTCATCTTTATCCTGGTCTTTGCTG GAGAGAAATTCTTTGACATTGACAGTGGGAGGAAGGCACCTCTACATTCACCACCCAGCCAGCACTATACCATCATCTTCAACACCTTTGTGCTGATGCAGCTCTTCAATGAAATCAATTCCCGAAAAATCCACGGAGAGAGGAATGTCTTTGCAGGCATCTACCGCAACCTCATCTTCTGCTCTGTAGTCTTGGGCACATTTGTCATCCAG ATTTTCATTGTGGAATTTGGGGGTAAGCCCTTCAGTTGCACAAGCCTTAGCCTGTCCCAGTGGTTGTGGTGTCTCTTCATCGGGATTGGAGAACTTCTGTGGGGCCAG ATCATCTCTGCAATACCTACCAAATCTCTGAAGTTCCTAAAGGAGGCTGGACATGGGACTACCAAAGAGGAGATCACCAAGGATGCCGAAGGACTGGATGAGATTGACCATGCAGAGATGGAGCTGCGCCGAGGCCAGATCCTCTGGTTCCGAGGCTTGAACCGTATCCAGACTCAG ATCAAAGTGGTCAGAGCGTTCCATAGTTCTATAAGCATCCAGAAACTCGGGAACCAAGAATCCATCCACAACTTCATGACCCACCCTGAATTTGCCATAGATGAGGATTTGCCGCAAACACCATTCCTGGATGAGCAAGAGGACAAAAGCCTTGAACATGTTCCTACGACTGGGACTGGGGTGCTTCTGTTGGATGGTGAGGTCACTCCATACGCCAACCAGAACAACAACGCGGTGGagagcagccaagtgcaagttgTCGCCTCCCATTCGGACAGCCCTCTCCAAAGCCTGGAGACATCAGTTTGA
- the Atp2b4 gene encoding plasma membrane calcium-transporting ATPase 4 isoform X2, whose product MTNPLEHNLPSNSIAESHEGDFGCTLMELRKLMELRSTDGLNEINVHYGGVQNICNRLKTSPVEGLSGNPADLEKRRIVFGQNLIPPKKPKTFLELVWEALQDVTLIILEIAAIISLVLSFYRPPGEQNELCGESVSSPDDEGEAEAGWIEGAAILFSVIIVVLVTAFNDWSKEKQFRGLQSRIEQEQKFSIIRNGQLIQLPVAEIVVGDIAQIKYGDLLPADGILIQGNDLKIDESSLTGESDHVRKSLEKDPMLLAGTHVMEGSGRMVVTAVGINSQTGIIFTLLGVHEDEEEVKKKKGKKQGVPENRNKAKTQDGVALEIQPLNSQDGADNEEKEKKVVKVPKKEKSVLQGKLTRLAVHIGKAGLFMSALTVIILILYFVIDNFVIHRRPWLPECTPIYIQYFVKFFIIGITVLVVAVPEGLPLAVTISLAYSVKKMMKDNNLVRHLDACETMGNATAICSDKTGTLTMNRMTVVQAYIGGTHYHQIPSPDIFLPRVLDLIVNGISINSAYTSKILPPEKEGGLARQVGNKTECALLGFVTDLKQDYQAVRSELPEEKLYKVYTFNSVRKSMSTVIRKPGGGFRMFSKGASEIILRKCNRILDKKGEAMPFKNKDRDDMIRNVIEPMACEGLRTICIAYRDFDGEEPSWDNENEIVTELTCIAVLGIEDPVRPEVPQAIAKCKRAGITVRMVTGDNINTARAIATKCGILTPGEDFLCLEGKEFNRLIRNEKGEVEQEKLDKIWPKLRVLARSSPTDKHTLVKGIIDSTVGDQRQVVAVTGDGTNDGPALKKADVGFAMGIAGTDVAKEASDIILTDDNFTSIVKAVMWGRNVYDSISKFLQFQLTVNVVAVIVAFTGACITQDSPLKAVQMLWVNLIMDTFASLALATEPPTDSLLRRRPYGRNKPLISRTMMKNILGHAVYQLTVIFILVFAGEKFFDIDSGRKAPLHSPPSQHYTIIFNTFVLMQLFNEINSRKIHGERNVFAGIYRNLIFCSVVLGTFVIQIFIVEFGGKPFSCTSLSLSQWLWCLFIGIGELLWGQIISAIPTKSLKFLKEAGHGTTKEEITKDAEGLDEIDHAEMELRRGQILWFRGLNRIQTQIEVINTFQTGASFKGVLKRQSMGQALDVKLPSSTYIKVVRAFHSSISIQKLGNQESIHNFMTHPEFAIDEDLPQTPFLDEQEDKSLEHVPTTGTGVLLLDGEVTPYANQNNNAVESSQVQVVASHSDSPLQSLETSV is encoded by the exons GTCTCTCCGGGAACCCTGCAGATCTGGAGAAACGTAGAATCGTGTTTGGACAGAATTTAATCCCCCCCAAAAAGCCCAAGACCTTCTTAGAATTAGTGTGGGAAGCCCTTCAAGATGTCACACTCATCATCCTGGAGATTGCAGCCATTATCTCCCTGGTCCTGTCCTTTTATCGCCCCCCTGGTGAACAAAATGAAC TGTGTGGCGAATCCGTAAGTAGCCCAGATGACGAAGGGGAGGCAGAAGCTGGCTGGATCGAGGGGGCAGCCATTCTGTTCTCGGTGATCATCGTGGTGTTAGTGACAGCTTTTAATGATTGGAGCAAGGAGAAACAGTTCCGGGGACTGCAGAGCCGCATTGAACAGGAGCAAAAATTCTCCATTATCCGGAATGGTCAGCTCATTCAGCTCCCTGTGGCCGAGATTGTGGTGGGTGACATCGCCCAAATCAAATACG GTGATCTGCTGCCTGCAGACGGAATCCTGATCCAGGGAAATGATCTGAAGATTGATGAGAGCTCTCTGACAGGGGAATCAGACCATGTCAGGAAGTCCCTGGAAAAAGACCCCATGTTGCTGGCAG GGACCCATGTGATGGAAGGTTCTGGCAGGATGGTGGTGACTGCTGTGGGGATCAACTCCCAGACAGGAATCATTTTTACCCTCTTAGGGGTACATGAAGATGAAGAGGaggtgaaaaagaagaaag GTAAAAAACAAGGAGTCCCTGAAAATCGCAACAAAG CAAAGACCCAAGATGGAGTGGCCTTGGAAATCCAACCACTCAACAGCCAGGATGGGGCCGACaatgaggagaaagagaagaaggtaGTCAAGGTGCCCAAGAAGGAAAAGTCAGTGCTGCAGGGCAAGCTGACGCGGTTGGCTGTTCACATCGGGAAAGCCG GCCTGTTCATGTCTGCTCTCACGGTCATCATCCTGATTCTGTATTTTGTGATTGACAACTTTGTGATACATCGAAGACCATGGCTACCTGAGTGTACCCCTATCTACATCCAGTACTTTGTCAAATTCTTCATCATCGGTATCACTGTACTGGTGGTAGCTGTGCCAGAGGGGCTGCCACTAGCTGTCACCATCTCACTGGCCTACTCTGTGAAG aaaatgATGAAAGATAATAACCTGGTACGGCACTTGGATGCCTGTGAGACGATGGGCAACGCCACAGCCATTTGCTCTGATAAGACAGGCACGTTGACCATGAACCGCATgacagtggtgcaagcctatatTGGAGGCACTCATTACCATCAGATCCCAAGCCCTGACATCTTCCTGCCCAGGGTCCTGGACCTCATTGTCAATGGCATTTCTATCAACAGTGCTTATACCTCCAAGATTCTG cctccagagaaggAGGGAGGCCTGGCACGGCAGGTGGGCAACAAGACCGAATGTGCTCTGCTGGGCTTTGTCACTGATCTGAAGCAGGATTACCAGGCAGTACGCAGTGAGCTGCCCGAGGAGAAGCTCTACAAGGTGTACACCTTCAACTCGGTGCGCAAGTCCATGAGCACGGTCATCAGGAAGCCAGGTGGTGGCTTCCGCATGTTCAGCAAGGGCGCTTCAGAGATCATCTTGCGCAA GTGTAATCGGATCCTGGACAAGAAAGGGGAAGCAATGCCATTCAAGAATAAGGACCGAGATGATATGATACGCAATGTCATTGAGCCTATGGCCTGTGAGGGACTCCGGACTATCTGCATAGCTTACCGGGATTTTGATGGTGAAGAGCCCTCATGGGACAATGAGAATGAAATTGTCACTGAGCTGACCTGTATCGCAGTGTTGGGCATCGAGGACCCTGTGCGCCCAGAG GTACCGCAAGCTATTGCCAAATGCAAAAGAGCTGGCATTACTGTCAGAATGGTGACAGGTGACAATATCAACACAGCCCGAGCTATCGCCACCAAATGTGGCATTCTGACACCTGGAGAGGACTTCTTGTGTTTAGAAGGCAAAGAATTCAACAGACTCATTCGCAATGAGAAGGGCGAG GTAGAACAAGAAAAGCTAGACAAGATCTGGCCTAAGCTTCGGGTGCTGGCGCGGTCTTCCCCCACTGACAAGCACACGCTGGTGAAAG GTATCATTGATAGCACTGTTGGGGATCAGCGGCAGGTGGTGGCTGTCACTGGTGATGGCACAAATGATGGCCCAGCTCTAAAGAAAGCAGATGTTGGTTTTGCCATG GGCATTGCAGGCACAGATGTAGCAAAGGAGGCATCAGATATCATCCTGACAGATGACAACTTCACCAGCATCGTGAAGGCAGTGATGTGGGGACGAAACGTCTATGACAGCATCTCCAAGTTCCTGCAGTTCCAGCTCACCGTCAACGTGGTGGCTGTGATCGTCGCCTTCACTGGAGCCTGTATCACCCAG GATTCTCCACTGAAAGCTGTACAGATGTTGTGGGTTAATCTAATCATGGACACTTTTGCTTCACTGGCCCTGGCAACAGAGCCTCCTACGGATTCTCTATTAAGGCGACGCCCCTATGGCCGAAATAAGCCTCTGATCTCACGTACTATGATGAAGAACATCTTGGGCCATGCAGTCTACCAGCTCACTGTCATCTTTATCCTGGTCTTTGCTG GAGAGAAATTCTTTGACATTGACAGTGGGAGGAAGGCACCTCTACATTCACCACCCAGCCAGCACTATACCATCATCTTCAACACCTTTGTGCTGATGCAGCTCTTCAATGAAATCAATTCCCGAAAAATCCACGGAGAGAGGAATGTCTTTGCAGGCATCTACCGCAACCTCATCTTCTGCTCTGTAGTCTTGGGCACATTTGTCATCCAG ATTTTCATTGTGGAATTTGGGGGTAAGCCCTTCAGTTGCACAAGCCTTAGCCTGTCCCAGTGGTTGTGGTGTCTCTTCATCGGGATTGGAGAACTTCTGTGGGGCCAG ATCATCTCTGCAATACCTACCAAATCTCTGAAGTTCCTAAAGGAGGCTGGACATGGGACTACCAAAGAGGAGATCACCAAGGATGCCGAAGGACTGGATGAGATTGACCATGCAGAGATGGAGCTGCGCCGAGGCCAGATCCTCTGGTTCCGAGGCTTGAACCGTATCCAGACTCAG ATCGAAGTAATTAACACATTCCAGACGGGAGCCTCTTTTAAGGGAGTCCTAAAGCGGCAGAGCATGGGTCAAGCGCTTGATGTAAAACTTCCTAGCTCAACCTAT ATCAAAGTGGTCAGAGCGTTCCATAGTTCTATAAGCATCCAGAAACTCGGGAACCAAGAATCCATCCACAACTTCATGACCCACCCTGAATTTGCCATAGATGAGGATTTGCCGCAAACACCATTCCTGGATGAGCAAGAGGACAAAAGCCTTGAACATGTTCCTACGACTGGGACTGGGGTGCTTCTGTTGGATGGTGAGGTCACTCCATACGCCAACCAGAACAACAACGCGGTGGagagcagccaagtgcaagttgTCGCCTCCCATTCGGACAGCCCTCTCCAAAGCCTGGAGACATCAGTTTGA